Sequence from the Fodinibius salicampi genome:
AGCAGAGCTTGTTGCCGGTGAAGTGGATCAACCGGAGCGGTCAAATAATATCGTGGGGAATCTAAAAATTCAACTCGGAGATGGCGAACAATTTGATCAATATGGGATAGAGTTCAGGAGTGAAGGAGAAGCTGGGGAAGACGATCTGGACGTATATAAACTGTTTTCTTTACAAAGAAGGGCAATAAATATTTTTAGCACTACGGAAACAAATGATAGGCTTGCCCGGAATGCTATTCCTCATCGATTGGAAGAACAACTTCAAATTCCATTACTGTTTTCAGCTCCCGAACGTGATAGATTAACATTTAACTGGGAGATTCCGGATAATTTGCCCCGTGATTGGGATTTTTTACTTCTGGATCGCGAAACAGATCGTGAAATTGATCTAAGAACAACCAATTCCTATTCGTTTGATTTGGATGAGATTGATACGGAAAAAAATAATTCAGCTGAGATATCGAATCCTCAGATATTTAAAGATAAGGAGGAGAGGGATGCAAACAGTCGTTTTACTTTGCTTGTGGGCCCTTCGGGGGCAGGAGATGATGAAATTAATCAGGAGACGACCGAATCTATTCAATTAAAACCCAATTATCCGAATCCCTTTACAAATTCCACAACAATACCCTTTGAACTAGCTGAAGAAACCGAGGTTAGCCTGACGGTTTGGAATATGATAGGGCAAAAAGTTGAAACGTTAACAGAGGGACCTCGCGGGGCAGGTTCTCATGATGATGTCATCTGGAATGCTTCAAATATGCCCAGTGGAATGTATATTATTCGGCTGGAAGCGGATGGAGAAGTTTTTACGAGAAAAGTGACCCTGATAAAATAGCGTTCAGTTAATATAATTATAATTCTTTTTTAGAACTGCTATACATTCTATATTTTATCGAACATTATTGCCATATAAGCTGTTATATAACTTAATTTAAACTAAAATAAACGGAGTATTACCTTTAGTACAGATGCAATATAAAAATATACAGGGACTGGATGTGCCCGAAATAGGTCTCGGAACCTATAAACTCCATGACAGAGAGTGTGAAAATGTAATTCGAACTGCGCTCGATATAGGGTATCGTCATATTGATACTGCCCAGATGTATAAAAATGAAAGAGAAATTGGAAAAGCGCTCAGTGTATCCAATGTCCCTCGCGAAGACATTTTTCTAACTACAAAAATTTGGCACACCAATCTCGAATCAGATGATGTACTGCAGTCTACGGAAGAAAGCCTTAGACAACTGGATACTCCCTATGTAGATTTGCTTCTTATTCACTGGCCTAACAACCAGTATGATTTGAGGGCAACAATTGAATCTATGCTGGTATTGCGCGATCAGGGGAAGGCCATGAATATTGGGGTCAGTAATTTTCCTCTCCCACTGTTGAAAAAAGTTAATGAAGAGATCCGTGCCCCGATCTTTTCTAATCAGGTCGAATTTCATCCCTTTATCGATCAGCTTGATCTGTTGGATTATGCTATCGAGAATGATATTATGCTGACGGCCTATGCTCCCTTGGCGCAAGGGAAAGTAGCAGAAAATGAAGAGCTTCGGGAAATAGCTAAAAAATATGATAAGTCGGCCGCACAAGTTTCTTTGCGATGGCTTATTGAGCAGGAAAATGTGGTGGCTATTCCCAAGGCTTCAAGTAAAACGCATCTACAGGAAAATTTTGAGGTTTTTGACTTTTTCCTTGAGGATGATGATTTCGAACGTATTGATCAAATGGAAAAATCAATGCGGTTGGTTAATCCCAGCTTTGCTCCCAATTGGGGATAGTGAATATTTAAGTTATTAAAAGCACATCTCAAAAAGAGGGATGTGCTTTTTTTATTTTGTCTGGGCCAGTACCAATGTTTGTTGGTTTTCCTGGTTACGGATTTCAAAATAACAGCCGCCCTGGTTGTTATCCGTTGATAGTACAAGAACCGTATCTCCAAGTCCGGCTTCGCCGGTAAATTTAATATCTAAAACGCTTTTTACTTTTTCTTCTGGCAGGCAGGCCAAACCCCATTCTATATATCGTACGTTATTAACGTGCTGGTTTAAATCAAGGTCAGACTTTCTAACTGCAAATAATTGAGTTCCTTGAGGATGCTCAATGTTCCTGAAATTACCTTCATTAACGGGCAGAACGTGTTCACTTTGTTTCGGAACACTTTCTAGTATTGATTTGGGTATACGCTTTGGCCGACGGCTCTCAATATCTAGTATGAGCCAATAACTTAGGGATTTCCCAATAATATTATTCTCGCTATCCAATATCAGGAAATCACGGTGAGCACGCAGTCCGTCACCGCCAGAAGGCCAGGTTTTAATAGTAATAGTATCTCTCCAATTCGGGAATTCATCCATCTCTATCCGGAGCCGGTGAAGAACCCACGTTAGCTTGTCTTGCTGAAGATCAGTTATATCAAATCTTAGTTGCCGAGCATGATTTCCAGCCACCTCCTGAAGCAGTTCGCAAATAGCTGGCAACGTTGCTTTTTGATGAATGTTGACTTCAGAAGCACGTATTTTAAAGGACTCTTGGTAGATTAACTTCTCGTTAGCCATATTTACTCTTTTACTTTAAAGGTAAATAGGAAAGTAAGCGTTTCTACTTTACATCGAAATAAATAAAGGATAGCAAGTGACATCCATCCTTTTAGCTGCA
This genomic interval carries:
- a CDS encoding aldo/keto reductase; amino-acid sequence: MQYKNIQGLDVPEIGLGTYKLHDRECENVIRTALDIGYRHIDTAQMYKNEREIGKALSVSNVPREDIFLTTKIWHTNLESDDVLQSTEESLRQLDTPYVDLLLIHWPNNQYDLRATIESMLVLRDQGKAMNIGVSNFPLPLLKKVNEEIRAPIFSNQVEFHPFIDQLDLLDYAIENDIMLTAYAPLAQGKVAENEELREIAKKYDKSAAQVSLRWLIEQENVVAIPKASSKTHLQENFEVFDFFLEDDDFERIDQMEKSMRLVNPSFAPNWG
- a CDS encoding acyl-[acyl-carrier-protein] thioesterase, which gives rise to MANEKLIYQESFKIRASEVNIHQKATLPAICELLQEVAGNHARQLRFDITDLQQDKLTWVLHRLRIEMDEFPNWRDTITIKTWPSGGDGLRAHRDFLILDSENNIIGKSLSYWLILDIESRRPKRIPKSILESVPKQSEHVLPVNEGNFRNIEHPQGTQLFAVRKSDLDLNQHVNNVRYIEWGLACLPEEKVKSVLDIKFTGEAGLGDTVLVLSTDNNQGGCYFEIRNQENQQTLVLAQTK
- a CDS encoding T9SS type A sorting domain-containing protein codes for the protein MAKRLLRSLTFLWLFSVLLLGVNGRGMSQSLGDIAFVEVSSSTNSFIIGIQNDLPANTTIFFTDSEWDGESFSNEGGIIRWQTGDEVISSGTIIFFEEINSNEVKVSTGSAYGSGIDIRKGDRSLLAYTGTDWQIPSSLLAANIGEYSNNRQEKLKNTDLWEQLERDIVNMPVQVADTNQNERIDIKEGMKLLSNPFAQSISVAALKEVLRKTGSELNGHVYIWNPEFGKSNGRFEPLASQETIAPFQAFWVYFKDGNIDGLRFNRAELVAGEVDQPERSNNIVGNLKIQLGDGEQFDQYGIEFRSEGEAGEDDLDVYKLFSLQRRAINIFSTTETNDRLARNAIPHRLEEQLQIPLLFSAPERDRLTFNWEIPDNLPRDWDFLLLDRETDREIDLRTTNSYSFDLDEIDTEKNNSAEISNPQIFKDKEERDANSRFTLLVGPSGAGDDEINQETTESIQLKPNYPNPFTNSTTIPFELAEETEVSLTVWNMIGQKVETLTEGPRGAGSHDDVIWNASNMPSGMYIIRLEADGEVFTRKVTLIK